A part of Salmo trutta chromosome 15, fSalTru1.1, whole genome shotgun sequence genomic DNA contains:
- the vkorc1l1 gene encoding vitamin K epoxide reductase complex subunit 1-like protein 1: MAAPVLRVSTPRWERIARLLVCVLGILLSLYAYHVETEKARDSNYRAMCDVSNSISCSKVFTSRWGRGFGLLGSIFGIDSAMNQPNSVYGIFFYVFQLLLGITVSAMAALILMTTSILSVMGSLYLGYILYFVLKDFCIICITTYALNFILFMLNYKRLVYLNEAWKQQVPAKQD, encoded by the exons ATGGCGGCGCCCGTCCTGAGAGTGTCCACCCCTCGATGGGAAAGAATAGCCAGGCTCCTTGTTTGCGTATTGGGCATATTGTTGTCTTTATACGCCTATCATGTGGAAACGGAAAAGGCTAGAGACTCGAATTATCGGGCCATGTGCGACGTGAGCAATTCTATCAGCTGTTCAAAAGTCTTCACCTCCAG GTGGGGTCGAGGATTTGGACTGTTGGGCTCAATCTTCGGAATCGACAGTGCAATGAACCAGCCAAACAGTGTCTATGGAATTTTCTTTTATGTCTTTCAACTGTTACTAG GAATCACCGTGAGTGCGATGGCTGCCCTGATCCTCATGACGACGTCTATCCTATCGGTGATGGGCTCGCTCTATCTGGGCTACATCCTCTACTTTGTCCTCAAGGACTTCTGCATCATCTGCATCACCACATATGCACTGAACTTCATTCTCTTTATGCTCAACTACAAGCGACTGGTTTACTTGAATGAGGCCTGGAAGCAGCAGGTGCCAGCCAAACAGGACTAA